TCAGGAAGGCTGGAACGGGCCTCGGTACGGGTCTTATCACGACCTGGAGGCGTGGCGGGGTTTGCTGACGGCGGCGGGGTTTGTGGAGTTGGAGCATTACTACCGACCGGCCGGGTTGCCGCGGGAGCAGCAGCCTTGGTTGGCGAGTGTGTGGCGCAAGCTTTAGAACTCGGTTGCCTGGTCAGACGCTTTCGCGAGCAAGCCCGCTCCCACATTTGACCGAGTTCCAATATTGGAATGCGATCAAATGTGGGAGCGGGCTTGCTCGCGAAGGTCTTTGCGGCGCGGTCATTGGACCTGATACACCACCGGTTTTTCACCCACCACCAACGCCGTCACACTGCGCTCCGCATACCCTGCTTGCTCCTGCACAGAAAAATTCGCCACCAACCTTGTGCCATCGGCAAAGGTAGTCTGTTGCACCTTTTTATCCGCTGTCAGCCAACGGAAATCGGTCATCGCCTGAGCCGCCAAACGCTGATGCAACGGCCTGAAAAAGCGGTCCTGACGCTGGATCACTGGCAGCCGCTGCGCAAAGGTCGCATCCGTCAGGTGATACAGCGGCGGCACGTTGTAGAGCAACTGGGTCAGCTCGTTCTCGGCCCGCACATTGCTCAGCTTCAGGCTGTCGAACAGCCAATGGTGGGTGGTAATCACCGAGCCGTGAAACACCGCCTGGTACAGCGGCAGGCGCGTCGTCGGGTCGAAGTACAGCGTGCGCAACGGCTCTTTCAACGGTACAGGCTTGAAGAACACCGCCGGCTGTTCCGGCGGGTACCAGTTGCCGACGTAATAGGGCGACTGCTTGTCCTGGGTCATCTGCCGATCGCCCCAACCGATCACCGGCGTCTGCATGCCGTGGGCAAACAGAGTGCCTTGAGCAGTGCTGGCATTGCCATCTTCGGAGCCCGCCGGCAGCTTGAGTACTGTGCTGATCCAGCGGGAGGCGTCGATATTGCCTTCAGCGTTCTGCGCCTGAGTCATTGGCGCACTGTCACGGTAGCTGTCGAACACCATGCCGGTGGCGTAGGCATCCAGGAACCAGGCGTTGAAACCGGCTTTGGCCTGCACGGCCTTCACCCGCGCTTCCAGTGAAGGCCGTATACAGCGTGGGTCGATGTAGTGGCCCGATTGCTGGAAGCCCGTCTTCAACTTGCCGTCCTTGAGCACAATCGCGCAATCGCGGTAGGCCCTGGCGCCCAGGTGCGCGGTGGTCCAGTCCGGGTTTTCGCTGGCGGACAAGGCGGTTTCGTAGGAATCGTAAGGCGCTACCAGGTAACCAGCCTCGACACCGGCGCGAATCGCTTCGGGGTGCCACAGGCCGCCTTCCCAGCCTTCGCCCAGGGTCAGTAACAGGCGCGGCAGCCCGGCGTCACGCAGGGATTGAATCGTCTGGTTGCCCCAGGCCTCGGGGGTGCCGGTCAAGGCCCCGGCAAAGTCCTTGGCCAGCTCGCTGCGCAGTTCACCATAGCGGGCGGCGAGTCGGGTCATGTCCGGGTCTTCGACTTGCCATGCCTGCCGCGCGCGCTGGTTGATCGCCGCATTGAGGCCGCGCAGCAAGACACCTTGCTCATAGCGATTCAAGGCGGTGGCCTGGGCCAGAACCTGAGCCGCCCCTTTGTCCAATAACCCTTTGAGTACATGGCCGCGCAAGCGCTTGACCAGCAGTGGCCAATCCCGCACATCGGCCCGTGCCAGCAGGCTGTTACCCCACAGGTAGATATGGCTGGCGCCCAGCAGTTTTTCGGCCTCCGGCGTTTGCCGCAGCTTGTCGGCCAGCGGCTCATAGCGGCCTTGCTCCACCAGCCATTGGCGATAGCGCTTGGCGCCGGCCAAGGGGTCGGCGTCGCCCAGGTGCAAGCGCAAAGTCATCGGCGCCGTGGGGTCAAGACGGGTAAATTCGTGAGCCACCGAGAGTGCCAGGCCCTGGCCGTCGGCCTGCCATTGCAAGTGGTTGTTGTAGGGGTTGGTCAGCAACCAGTTCAATGTGAAGCGGCCGTGATCCATGCCCCACAGCGGCAGGCTGAGGTCTTGGGTGGTATTGAGTTCGCCCTGCTCCAGCAGAAACGTTTTCCATACGGCGTTACCGGCCGGTATGTAATGCCCTTCGGCCAAGGGCCAGATCAAGCCCTTGCCTATGGCCGCCGCGGGTTGGCGCAGCAACGGCAACTCACCCGGCTCGCGGGCGCTGAGGGTCAGGGCCAGGTCGCGTTGCTCAAGGCGAGCCGTCAGGCGATAAGCGCCGTTGTCCCACTGCCACGCAGCCTGCTCGGCACCCGCCTGCATATCACTGACAGCATGGGCAGCCACCCCGCTGGACGCTTGCACAGCGGCCTCGCCTGCGGGCGTGACACTCAGCGCCAGCGTGGCGGGGTCGAGTTCGACACGCCACAGGGCGTTTTCCAACACGGTGCCGGCTAATGCCAGTGGAGACAAAAACAGGCAGACAACCAGCAAAAAATGACGCATGGCACGGGCCTTCCAGACAAGATCAGGCCCGGAGGGTAATGCACATAACCCTCAGAAAATGTTCGAAAAGTGTTTCAAAGAACCTTCCCACATCCTTTCAGGAAGGCTCCGATGGTCAGGCCTGTTCTTTTTTCGGCTCGCGAATCTTGTACCAAGCCACATACAACGCCGGCAAAAACAGCAGCGTCAGCAAGGTGGCAATGATGATCCCGCCAATCATCGCGTAGGCCATCGGCCCCCAGAACACCTCCCGCGCAATCGGGATCATGCCCAGGCTGGCCGCCGCTGCAGTGAGCAGGATCGGCCGGCGCCGGTGCTCGGTGGCTTCCACCACCGCGTCCCACGCTGTGTAACCGGCCACTTCATATTCGTGGATCTGCGTCACCAGAATCACCGAGTTGCGGATGATGATGCCGATCAGCGCCAGAATGCCGAGGATCGCCACAAAGCCCATGGGCGTGCCGGTGGGAATCAGCGCCAGCACCACACCGATAAGGCCCAGCGGCGCGACACTGGCCACCAGGAACATCTTCTGCACGCTGTGCAGCTGGATCATCAGGAAGGTCGCCATCAGGAACAGCATCA
The window above is part of the Pseudomonas sp. KBS0710 genome. Proteins encoded here:
- a CDS encoding glycoside hydrolase, with the protein product MRHFLLVVCLFLSPLALAGTVLENALWRVELDPATLALSVTPAGEAAVQASSGVAAHAVSDMQAGAEQAAWQWDNGAYRLTARLEQRDLALTLSAREPGELPLLRQPAAAIGKGLIWPLAEGHYIPAGNAVWKTFLLEQGELNTTQDLSLPLWGMDHGRFTLNWLLTNPYNNHLQWQADGQGLALSVAHEFTRLDPTAPMTLRLHLGDADPLAGAKRYRQWLVEQGRYEPLADKLRQTPEAEKLLGASHIYLWGNSLLARADVRDWPLLVKRLRGHVLKGLLDKGAAQVLAQATALNRYEQGVLLRGLNAAINQRARQAWQVEDPDMTRLAARYGELRSELAKDFAGALTGTPEAWGNQTIQSLRDAGLPRLLLTLGEGWEGGLWHPEAIRAGVEAGYLVAPYDSYETALSASENPDWTTAHLGARAYRDCAIVLKDGKLKTGFQQSGHYIDPRCIRPSLEARVKAVQAKAGFNAWFLDAYATGMVFDSYRDSAPMTQAQNAEGNIDASRWISTVLKLPAGSEDGNASTAQGTLFAHGMQTPVIGWGDRQMTQDKQSPYYVGNWYPPEQPAVFFKPVPLKEPLRTLYFDPTTRLPLYQAVFHGSVITTHHWLFDSLKLSNVRAENELTQLLYNVPPLYHLTDATFAQRLPVIQRQDRFFRPLHQRLAAQAMTDFRWLTADKKVQQTTFADGTRLVANFSVQEQAGYAERSVTALVVGEKPVVYQVQ